From the Persephonella sp. genome, the window CCGGTAAAACTCCTGATGCATTTTGTGTTTTGTTATATCTTCAGTTTTTATCGGTCTGAATGTACCAAGTCCCACATGAAGTGTGCAGAAAGCTTTTTTTACACCTTTTTTTTCAAGTTTTTCAAGAAGTTCTTTTGTAAAATGTAGCCCTGCTGTTGGTGAAGCAACAGCTCCTTTTTTCTTTGCAAAAACTGTCTGGTAAAGCTCTTTATCCTTTTCCTCGTCTTCCCTTTCTATGTAAGGGGGTAGGGGAATGTGTCCGTATTTTTCCAGTAGTCTGTCAATATTATCTCCAATAAGCTCAACTTTTGCCTTCCCTTCTTCCTGTTTTTCAATCAGTTTAACCCTGAAATCTTCACCTATTATTACCTCCTGACCTTCCTTCAACCTTTTTATGTTTTTTATAAGGGCTTCCCATTTTTTTTCTGTATAGGGTCTAAGTAAAAAAATCTCTATCTTAGCACCTGTTTTTTTCTTTCCTATAAGTCTTGCGGGAATAACCTTTGTGTCGTTTAAGACAAGAAGGTCTCCTTTATCAAGATAATCTTCTACATCCCTGAATATTCTGTGTTCAATCTTTCTATTTTTTCTGTCCAAAACCATAAGTCTACAGGAGTCTCTTGGTTCTACAGGATACTTTGCTATAAGCTCCTT encodes:
- the queA gene encoding tRNA preQ1(34) S-adenosylmethionine ribosyltransferase-isomerase QueA; the protein is MKLSDYDYNLPKELIAKYPVEPRDSCRLMVLDRKNRKIEHRIFRDVEDYLDKGDLLVLNDTKVIPARLIGKKKTGAKIEIFLLRPYTEKKWEALIKNIKRLKEGQEVIIGEDFRVKLIEKQEEGKAKVELIGDNIDRLLEKYGHIPLPPYIEREDEEKDKELYQTVFAKKKGAVASPTAGLHFTKELLEKLEKKGVKKAFCTLHVGLGTFRPIKTEDITKHKMHQEFYRIPDETLSMIKETKQKGKKVIAVGTTVVRTLETYAQTGKKEGFSDIFIYPPYSFKMVDALITNFHLPKSTLILLVSAFAGRDFIMKAYKEAVEKKYRFFSYGDAMLII